Part of the Lolium rigidum isolate FL_2022 chromosome 6, APGP_CSIRO_Lrig_0.1, whole genome shotgun sequence genome, AAGCTCAGAAAGACCGCATATGCCTTCCAATGTTGGATCAAACTATTTTTTGGAAGGGAAATTTGTCTTCCTTAACTATAGTGAGATCCAAAGAACTTAAACATGACGTTGGTTGGTCAGAACAATCATCATACCATGAGCAGCATAGAACGACTGCATACAACTAAGGACATGTTTGGTTCAAAGGATTTCAAAAATAGAGGAATATGAAAAACGCAGGAATAGTATGTCATGACATGTGAAATCCTACGGGAATAAAAAAAGCGGAATTATTTGCAGAAATCGTTTGGTTGCACCACAGAAAAGAATTTCTATACAGATTGAGTAATGCCGTAGTTTTCATAGGGCACATCGGAAATTTTCCAAGGAGTCTAACCTCTTGCTACAAATCCTATGAGATTGTAGTATAGGAAAGCAATGCATAGGCATTTCGTAAGATTCAATCCTCTCTGAAGCTAACGGCCTCTATAGAAAAATTCGTATACGTAAGAATCATACAAAATTCCTTTGGGAATTATTTGAATCAAACAACCCTAGAACTTTGTAATTAAATTTTAGTAACAGATTTTTGTGGGTGCACGACCGGGATTCCGTTGAAGCGCTATGCAGAGAATTGAACAAAGCCCCTTTGCCCTTTCTTGTAGTagtcggaggagaagggggcaAAACAATTTTCTCCAACGGTCATTCTCCAAGATAGTACCTGTATTTTTGTAACAATTTTTAACTGTTCATCTAGCATTTGAACGTTTTGAAATTACAAAGGGAGAATTGTCTTCTAGTGAAACTGTAGGTGGCGGAGGTAGCAAgcaacctaagagcatctccagtcgcgtcccccaaaccgtcccccaaagcgatttggggcgcgccggacaaaaaaagcgttccagccgcgtcccccaaagccctttttcgtccggcgcgcccccattcggtgtccggcgccccgagcccgtccccgtcccacaggggacgcaccggggacgccggacacaacgaaaagcgaggcggggagtggcggggccgacccgtcagcggcacaattaatttaaacctaaccgtcgcctacctcgcgacggaagttattggcgcgcagcgacggtgcagcttcccgcagagggcgcagcgacgcgtcccgtcgcgcctagctctgcatgccggcgttaatgagcgccaccgctcctccgcctccctccggcctataaaaggggcgcctctcatcgtccctctcacacgcaaaccctagcgcctctctcccaaaccctagccgccaccatctctcaacaagactcgacgctatgtccggtagaggcggaggcggacctcgcggccgcggccgtggtcgtggtcgtggtcgtggccgcggcgcagctcgaacgctcgccgtcgccttccacgccgccgccttcatcatcgtcggagatggacgtggagccggacgtcctgttcgagttcgtccacgtcctcaagggcgacccgcgcggcatccgagaggctgccggactccttcgccgagtacgtcggcggcgtacgcccgcgcacgatgcatctgcgggagcattcgtgcggctaccgccggtggatcgtcaaggcgatctacgacgcgcgcggcaagatgtacctcaacatcggccgggagaagttcgcgcgccaccacagcctccaagccggcttcatcctcgtgttctcctacttcggcaacagggacatgaaagtcaaggtcttcgacgagaggcgctgcctccgggactaccacgtcgacagggacgacgacagcaccgacgaggaggacgaccgaatgagtgttgtttcttcgcagcgaatacgtgcacggaggtttctgcctgttcgcctcatcggtagaaccaacaagggcaccatcctcccgctggattttccggtttaggtgactgggtgtgccctcgagtgttctttcttagcagcgaacacaggaaaccttcgatgcacggcctagttaggtttagtttctttgcaatattttatatttgtgtccaccatggttcaaactatgtattagtttgtggaaaaccatgttccaaactgtgttttcgtgtaaaccacgttccaaattatgtattagtttgtggaaattgaaataaaaatgctagaaaaattattttaaatgtttggggcggcgtttgggggacgcggctggggagcgacgtcccccaaacgcggcacgaacgaaacacgtcccccaaacgctcgatccggcgcggtttgggggacggtttgggggacgcggctggagatgctctaaacttgTGCATGACCACGGTCAAGAGGAAGCAAAGGCTATCCTGCAGTGCAGAGTGCAGACCCCATCACCTGCAAAGCTATCAGCTTTTACGTAGCGCTCGCTGCCATCGGGAACACGACACGTGCCCTTTCCTGCTCCATTTTGCTCCTCGTCTCTTTCTTCCCTCGCAAGAACCTCTCTTCCGCTCTTGTCTTCTGCTTCTCCCCAAACTCATCTGAGAGAGGAGGCGAGCAGAAACGGCGGCCATGGCTGGACAGGTGTGTTGGACCGTCATGATACAGGCCATGCAAGCCAAGAAGACCATCCGCCCCCAGCGCGACCGCCTCCTGCAGCTCCGGCGCCAGATGGAGCAGCTCAgccccggcgacgacgacgaccacaaATCCAGGAACATGGAGCTCGCCAGCGGCCTCTTCAACGTCTGCTACAGCGGCCTCGGGATCGCCTCCCGCATGCTCGCCAGCTGCATGGAGCTGGCGGCCAAGGACGGTGCCCGCCTCGCCATCAACCGCGCCTTCGCCGCCATGCCCGACGAGCAGCTCCACGACGCGCTCGTCGCGCAGCGGCTCCCCGCGCGCCCCACCACCCAGACCGAGGCCTTCTCCCGCGTCGAGGCGGCCTTCAACGCCGTCAAGGTCACCGAGGAGCACCACATCCCGCTCTGCATCCAGCACCTCGTCGGGCAACGCCCTGTCCACATGGTCCACGGCAAGAACGGGCTCGAGAACCCGGCCCCGGTCCCCGACACGCCCGTGGACCTGGACAAGGCGCGCGACTACCTCGACCGCGCGTGCACCCTCgccgacctcgccgtcaagcacatcgacctcgccgtcgtcgtcctctcCAGCTTCATGGACCCCAAGGTGGTCGCCAACCTCTGCGAGGTCACCGACAAGCGCGCATCCATCTTACAGGTACCTGCACTACTTTGCTCGTATTGCTACTACTAGATCTGATtgtttgcatcaaacaatccattcaTTTTCTTCCCTTCACCGACCGCAGGGTGGACCTTATCCAGCAGACTGAGATGATTCACCGACGTGCTTCACCAGATCGAGGATGTCAAGTAAGGGCGATGAAGGGGGTGGGATCCCTTGCATTGTGGATCAAAGCCGTTTATTTTACCTCTGAATTCTGTTTTGCAACCTTATAATTTCAGATCTGTTCGGTTAGATTAATCTCTGCTGATATCTAGCTACCTCATTCCTGGATGTACGTGCCCTTATCTTAGCTTGATTCCGGTTGATGTAACGTACTTGCATCTATCTCTGTGGGTGATCGACTGTTTTACTATTGCTCTGTGATGACATTTGCTCCGATCCGTGGATTTCTATCGATATCATGTATCCTCAGTTTGGTACAATTTGTTTTTGCATAACTCTGGTTCTGATCGCTGATGATAACAAGACATTCTTGGTGCATGCCACATGTATCATTCAAGATGGATCTTGTTCTGGTTGTGATCGATAATGGGAACCAAAGAAACATATTTGTCTGTGCCATGTAGTATTCGTGTAGTACACTACAATTCTCATACCAGTGATTTCTTTTTCAACAGCTTCGTACCAGGGAAATTAGCCGAGCGTGAATTTTCATGTAGTACTCAATCTGTTCTGCCTAGCGTAACAATGTCTATGTTGGGATGATAATATATGGCAATCAAGTGCACTCTGCATGTTTTTGTATGAAATACTCCTCCCATTCATCAATATATGTTttatatttgtctaaatttaaaatCATGTATCctcacaaaaaaaattaaaatcatgTAGACAaattagacaaatctaagacatcattTTATCGACATAGGTAGTATGAATCTATTTGATAGTCCTATAGTATATAGATCTCTTTGGGCCCGGAATATAAACATTATCTAATATCGTTTCATACTGTGGATTATTCGGCAATTGCAATAGTAACTAACAATAGTGAAACTGGAAAGGTTTGTGTTATTCCGGCACGTAGATACCAAAACGAACAAAAAAAGGCAACTCCCGTCAGCCATAAGCTCAAAAAGACAGACTATGTCCTCAAATGTTACAGAAAGGTACCTTCTTGGAGGAAAAACTTCAACTTTGTATTGCTCTTCGTGTCATCCTTCATATTGACTTGCCCAAACAGAGACACCCCTCCCCCGGCGCATTCTTTGGCTGTCGACTATTTATACAAAAGCTACCACTACTCACATATCGCATATACGAACATACCCACCACTTGTCCTCTCCCCCAACCTCGATCCCACGCGCTCAACCTCGAATCGGCGGTCGCCAGTGGAGGTGACACACAAGTCAGTGATCCTTGATTGAAAAGGAGCGTGGTGGCGGCATCGTTGCTATCTTCATCGATCAATCTTATTTTGTGTGCGTGTGGGGGGAGGGGGGAAGGTGAGGTTGATATTGACCGACTACTAGGAAGGTATCAATGATAAGCGCGGGAGGAAGTGCGATTGTAGTCTATTCTTGCATCGTCTTATGACATACTAGAACATAAATGCGCgctttgccgcgcccgtccaCCTTGACAGTAGTAGTAGAAATATCACAAATAACGTGACAGAAAAAATAGAACTTTCCAAGTTATGGTGACTAATATAGCCATATAGGAACCTCCAACGAAGTTAATCATACATTAAATTAAACCTGTAATTGTGCCTATACAACACATTATTGTCAACCATCGCCATAAAAGCACGCTTGTTTTTAGAGGAATGAACCCAACTTCATTGTTCAAAACAACACCGCAAACATCAAGATTAAAACATTCCAAAGAATCAGGAGATACAACCTTGAGCCAAGAAGTACACAAAACTATGTGAGGCAACAAGCCGCTCCATCTGCTAATTTCCTATTGACCGAGAGCACCATCATTCCAATCTAACATTTACTATATTTTCAAACATATTAAGTATTGTTAAGAGCACAATTTCATACGAATGAGCACTGGGCACCTTGCACTTGCTTCATTTCTAGGCAGCACAAGAAAAAAGGAGAAGATCAGGAACTCAAACTTCTAACATCATTCTTCATGCATGCAAATATGGAGGATATTTAAGGATAATCAGAAATTGTAGACCTTCATAGAAGAACATTTTCTTCAAGTTGAGGGCCATTACATCTGGCTGCATATATTTGGCATTAAGATTAGCAATAAACCATCAAGGATCTTAGTTGTACAAACAATATGTCCACATAGAGATATTGGGATTCCAATAAGAACTAAGCATCTTGACAGTGATGGCAGCAAGTCACTGACTTGTGGTAGTGGGCACACTTTTCAGTTCTTATAAGCACTAAGTAGTGACCTCTGAGCTGATCATATAGTTTTCCTCTCGCACTCAACTAATAATTATTTCCCTTCTGAACTTCAAAAACCCCACGTTATAGAGATAGTATTGCCTATTTAAAACAGTTTTCCTATTGCATCACCAGTACAGCTCCTTTTTGCTGCTGCTGCCCCATGCTAGCAAAAGGAGCTAGTAAACTTTCACCAGTTAAATTTTGATTAATATTTGATAACACAATTAATGAGTCTAACACTCATCCATCAGCCGGAGCTAACAAATTCTCAATCTTTCAATGTAGAAAGAAATGAACTACAAAATAAGTGAATAGTAAAACTAATTACCCTTGTAGCTTACCTCCCGGCGGGGCAAGTGGGGCAAGAAACTTCACGGGAAAGTGGTCAAATAATAATGTGTGGCATTGTATAGCTAATGATAACACAATTAATGAGTCTAACACTCATCCATCAGCCGAAGCTAACAAATTCTCAATCTTTCAATGTAGAAAGAAATGAACTACAAAATAAGTGAATAGTAAAACTAATTACCCTTGTAGCTTACCTCCCGGCGGGGCAAGTGGGGCAAGAAACTTCACGGGAAAGTGGTCAAATAATAATGTGTGGCATTGTATAGCTAATGACCTCTACTGTGGGAAATCAAGtctgttttttttgtttgcttaATAGGATTATTTGTTCTGCCAAACAGAAGTATAACTAACTAAAAAGGAatgaaaagataaaaaaaaagcaCTTCAGCTTCCAGCTTGTCTCACACACCATCTAATAATCTCTTCTTTCTCTTTGGGAATTCTTGGGGAGAGGAGCAGAAAAGACCTGCTCTGTAGAGGGAAAAATATCTGAAATATTTCCTACTGTTAGGTGTAAAATATCAGCTAAGCCAGAAAGAAACATGTCAAGCATGTAGCTTAAAAATGTATCTCTGGAGAACCAAATAGCTTAAAAATGTTTCTCTGGAGAACCAAATGCCATGGCAAGGAACAAGATAATATTTGCTAACATGCTAAGTGATGTATACCCATACAACATATTTGACCTCTTTACGGTATCAACATGATACAATAATTTTGCTAAAATTGTATCATACACTTAACAAACCTGGTAAAGTCAATATTATATCACAACACTCAGTGAAAATGCAAAACACAGTGATCCACAATAAGATCTGACCAAACCTGGGCTAGGCTGTCAAAGTGAGATTATAATTTCTGAGCCAGTGGCTAACAACAAGGTTACATGGATGGTTCTCTCTATTGACACAGCCTACATAGAAGGACACATGGAAACATATCAGACTGGGAATTTAGTGAGTTTATTAGAAGAAGATCCTTACAGATGCAGAATTACCATCCGGATGAGCAGAAATCTTGGGGCCTTGGGGGTGACAACTGACCAAGTACATGGGAAGtcataaataaatgaaaatacgGAAGAGCTTCCCTGTAATATAATCATATAATTAGATCTGTGGTAAGCATTTTTATTGAAGAAAATTAGAACTACAACAGGTTAATAAGAAAGCTGTTTCTGAAGATAAGTTCACTGGAAACAGGCATGGGGATTCTAGAACTGGAATTGCCCAGCAAATATTGTGTTAGATCCAAAATGGAAcagatcagagcatctccagccgcgtcccccaaaccgtcccccaaaccgcgccggattgagcgtttgggggacgtgttttgttcgtgccgcgtttgggggacgtcgctccccagccgcgtcccccaaacgccgcccccaaacatttaaaataatttttttaacacataaaccatttatatcaaatgtagcatatgaaaaaaatgttttcgaggattgttttcaaattaaattacaacaaacaataaaacaagtaatcaaatataataaaaagggctagatgatacatcaaggtgccacggtatttcctttgatcctccacaaatgctcaacgaccgGCGGGTTCTGGGaggcgctggcgacgcggcggcggcggcacgaccggcgggagccccagccgcgacaacggtgctgactcgcagcacagatcagacgcccaaacggccgggaaatccagcggcggcggtggggtgggaggcgcgggaaggaaggagcgacgagaaaagaggcgcgaaccaacggtttatgcaaatagtcgccgacatgtgggagcccgcctcgcttttcgttgtgtccggcgtccccggtgcgtcccctgtgggacggggacgggctcggggcgccggacaccgtatcggggcgcgccggacaaaaaagggttttgggggacgcggctggaacgctttttttgtccgacgcgccccaaatcgctttgggggacggtttgggggacgcgactggagatgctctcatataACTGATATTACGAGACATATCTAGCAGCACAGAAAGAAGGAGTCGTAGGGGAGTAGATCCGCAGTGTCGCACTGCCATTCTTGGTCGGGGCGCTCAACAAAAGCTGATACCGAGCTATCAAGGCGGCCATTGAGATCACAGAGAAGCTGCCACACGTGTATCCGCTCGCCGTTTCCATCTGTATACGCCGGAAGTAGGATGTTGCAGCCTCCGGACGTTCGGCGTCGAATCGAATTCATGGCTTGTAGAAGTGTCTCCTGAAACAAACAACTAATCAACTGGGTGTATAAAGGGGTCGTCGATGAAATTAGGAGGATAAGGGCAGTTGACAAATGTGTGATTACCCTAATTGAAGAGATCGACCTAGCACCTTATATGAGGAACCAGGGAGAGAAGGTGGGCAGACATGAAACGTTCGTCCACCACCAGCGGAAGTAAAGCGAGAGGAAGGCAGCCATGAATTCCCCTGCCGCCGCTCTACCTCCCTGAAAAGAGAACGCAAATAGGCTTTTCAGGGACACATTATAACGAGGAACTGGCTGAACCAATTTCATAGGCCCATCAAAAAATGGCCGAGCGGTTCCGGTGGTTTCGGCCCGGTTTATGGCAAGACGCCCAGATCAATTTCAGGAGAAGCGGCCCTATTATGTTGGCAGGCTGTCATAGGAGCTTGGATACGGTGAAAATGGACCATCTATGTTCGCTAAGAGGAGTGAATGAGTGATGATCTGGGACGTTCACCAGCACGATCCAATGGCTTGGAGCGTCAAATCGCTGTGAGAGAGTCCTAGTGGTTCCATTTAACTGTTAACTAATGAGGGCATCTACACACAACGGAAGTTCACGGGCTGGCACTAAAAATCCCCAAGGCGCACCTTCATGGCTAGGATCGAAGAACTACACTTGCCGAATGTTCGTTGTACGTTGAGGTTGATCGaggagaaagaaatcaaggtGTTCGAGGTAGAGTAAAAGCATGCCCTTGAGGGATCAAATATGAAAGGCGAGTAGAAGTTAACACGATTAAGTCGACGTGCTTGGCTAGCCGATGTGATGTAGCCGGTCTAGGAACAACTCGATGCCCTTAATCGAGATGGTGATGATTATGGGCGTCTAAAAGATAATTTTTATgttatgtttccttttttttttgttagggTTCATTATCGAACTGCATTGATCTCTAGGAGGCTATGATCTCGTGTtttcaattttttgttttccttAAATAAATAATACAATCGAGAGAGTGTGGTACTTAATTACAGAGTGTGGGGATGTCTGGGAGCCCCTATTTATCGCTCCGCTACGGGAGTGATGCTCCCTCCGCCCGCACGCTCTCCCTATTGGGCCGACCCAGGTAAGGTTCTTCTCctagatttttcattttttcatttttttaatttttatttgaaGAAATGCAGGAATTTTAAGCAAAAAAACTTGCTCAGATTTAAAAACGTTCAGATTTGGAAAAAATTAAACTCAAATTTTGTTCAACAAAATTTTAAATTGTGCGAATTAAAATGTACATatttgaagaaatatttagattttttaataaaaaagaagaaactgaaaagaaaagaaaagaaagatcaTGTTGGTCCCCGGCTCTGCCACAACCCTCCTCCGCCACTATCTTCGCAAATCCGGTCGGTCCCCACCTCTGTCGACTTCCGTCAGGCATTTTCCCGCCGCCTCGAAGATGCCTCCACGCCGCCGTCGCATCCTTAACTCAACGGGCT contains:
- the LOC124664585 gene encoding uncharacterized protein LOC124664585, coding for MAGQVCWTVMIQAMQAKKTIRPQRDRLLQLRRQMEQLSPGDDDDHKSRNMELASGLFNVCYSGLGIASRMLASCMELAAKDGARLAINRAFAAMPDEQLHDALVAQRLPARPTTQTEAFSRVEAAFNAVKVTEEHHIPLCIQHLVGQRPVHMVHGKNGLENPAPVPDTPVDLDKARDYLDRACTLADLAVKHIDLAVVVLSSFMDPKVVANLCEVTDKRASILQGGPYPAD